Sequence from the Amycolatopsis sp. NBC_00345 genome:
CCCGACATGGCCCAGGGCGGCGGCAGCAACCCGGGCGGAGCGCACCAGGCCGTGACGGACCTGCGCGCCGCAGTCGCCGACGTTGCCCAGTAGACCCCAGCGGGGCCCGGATCGGCCGGATGCGTCCGGTCCGGGCCGGGGCAGGCGGCTCGGGGTCGATGTCGGCTCTGTCCGGGTCGGGGTGGCCCTCAGCGATCCCGCCCCCATTCTCGCGAGCCCGCTCGTTACCCTCTCCCGTGATGCGAAGGACGACAGCGATCTGGACCGGCTTGCCGAACTCGTCACCGAACACGAGGTGGTCGAGGTGATCGTGGGCCTCCCGAGGACACTGGCGAACCGGCAGGGACCGGCCGCGCTCATCGCCGTGGAGTACGCGGACAAGCTGGCGGCGCGGCTCGGCGACGTGCCGGTGCGCCTCGGCGACGAGCGGTTGACGACGGTCACCGCGTCCCGGATGCTCTCCCAGCGGGGGGTCAAGGGACGGAAGCAGCGGGCGGTGGTCGACCAGGCCGCCGCCGTCGAGATCCTGCAGGCCTGGCTCGACGCCGCCGCCGCGCAGCGCGCCCGGAAAGGCGAGTCATGACCGAGCCCCGCGGTCCCGAGGACGAACGCGGCCGCCGGCGGCTACGCGGTCCCGAGACCGAGCCGCCGTCCGCCGACGCCCCCCGTCGCGCGCGCCGCACGCCGCCGCGCCCGTCGGGATCCCACGAGCTGCCCCCGCCGCCGGCGCGCCCGCGCCGCGGCCAGCCCGCCGAGCCGTACGACGCGCCGCCCGCAGCGAGGCCTCCTCGCCGCCGCCGCGAGGAGGCCGACGACCTGCCCCCGCAGCCGTCCCAGCCTCCGCCGGGCCGCCGCCGACGCCGCGACGAGGCTGATCTGCCTCCTTCGGATGTTGCTGCTCCGTCGGGCCGTGGTCGTCGTGGTGATGCTGCGGACTTGCCTCCGTCGGACGTGCCCCCTTCGCCGGGTCGCCGTCGTCGTGGAGACGCGGCTGACCTGCCTGCCTCGGATGTGGCTCCTCCGGCGGGCCGTGGTCGTCGTGGAGACGCGGCTGATTTGCCTCCTTCGGACGTGCCTCCCTCTCCGGGTCGCCGTCGCCGTGGGGACGCGGCCGATCTGCCGCCGTCCGATGGTGATGGGCCGCCGCCGGGACGTCGTCGCCGTGGCGAGCTGCCCCAGCCTTCGGGCGACCCCCGTGATGCCGGGCCGCGCCGGGCCGCGCCGCCTTCGGGTGACCCGCGTGGTGCCGGTGCGGAGGACGCGCCGCCACCGCGCCGTCGCCGTCGGGCCGACACCGGTGACGTGCCGCTGCCCGGTGAGGCGCCGCCTCCCGGACGCCGGCGTCGCGCCGACCCGGCCGATCTGCCGCCCCCGGCGGACCCGCGCCTGGCCGCCGGCCCGCCGCCGCGCCGCCGCGACCCCGGCGACCCGTCCATGCCGCCGGATCCGCGTCTGAACCGTGGTGGCGACCCGTCGATGCCGCCTGACCCGCGCTTTGCTGGGCCGGTGGACGGTTCCATGCCGCCGGATCCGCGTCTGAACCGTGGTGGCGACCCATCCATGCCGCCTGACCCGCGTTTCGCTGGGCCGGTGGACGGTTCCATGCCGCCGGACCCGAGGTTCGCCGGTCCGGCCAACGGTGCCGTCCCGCCGCGCCGCCGCCGTCCCGAGCCGCGGCCGGTGGAGAACCCGACGGACGTCATCCC
This genomic interval carries:
- the ruvX gene encoding Holliday junction resolvase RuvX, whose protein sequence is MPSRPQRGPDRPDASGPGRGRRLGVDVGSVRVGVALSDPAPILASPLVTLSRDAKDDSDLDRLAELVTEHEVVEVIVGLPRTLANRQGPAALIAVEYADKLAARLGDVPVRLGDERLTTVTASRMLSQRGVKGRKQRAVVDQAAAVEILQAWLDAAAAQRARKGES